The nucleotide sequence AAATCTTTGCGGTCACTTCTTGACCAACAGTCAACATCTCGCTTGGGTGACGCACACGACGCCATGCCAAATCGGTAATGTGCAAGAGGCCATCGATACCACCGAGGTCCACGAACGCGCCGTAGTCAGTAATGTTTTTAACGATACCTTGAACAACGCTACCTTCTTTGAGGTTAGACATCAACTTCGCGCGCTCTTCACCTTGGCTAGCTTCAACAACTGCACGACGTGACAACACTACGTTGTTACGCTTGCGGTCAAGCTTGATAACCTTAAACTCCATCGTCTTACCTTCGTAAGGGCTGGTGTCTTTAATTGGGCGTGTATCAACGAGTGATCCAGGCAAGAATGCGCGGATACCGTTAACCATGACAGTCAAGCCGCCTTTAACCTTGCCGGTAACAGTACCGGTAACGATCTCAGCTTGCTCAAGTGCTTTTTCCAAATTCATCCATGATGCCAAGCGTTTTGCTTTGTCACGGGAAAGGATTGTGTCGCCATAGCCGTTTTCAAGAGCGTCAATAGCAACAGAAACGAAATCGCCAGGAGCTACTTCAATCTCGCCAGCGTCGTTATGGAATTCTTCAACAGGAATAAACGCTTCGGACTTCAATCCAGCGTTAACAACGACGAAGTTATGGTCGATGCGAAGTACTTCAGCCGAAATAACTTGGCCGGTCTTCATATTCGATCGGGTTAATGATTCTTCAAATAGTTCTGCAAATGATTCAGACATTTATATATTCACTTTGTGCCGCCAGAAGGCCTGACGGGTTAGGTTAAAAAAGCCCCAAGAAACACGCTAAATTAGATAATCGCGTTGTAGAGTTTCTTAAGACGCCAAAACAACTTCTACTTCTACTTCTACTTCTACTTCTACTTCTGTTAACTGCCCACCAAAAATTAAGCTGCTTTTGATTGATGCCAATCCAAAACCGTCTTAACTGCTTGATCTATCGATAATTCCGATGTTTCCAGCACTTCGGCGCCGTCTGCGACTAACAATGGGGCTGTACCTCGACTACTGTCTCTGGCGTCGCGCTCTTGTAAATCATGCAACAAGTCCTCTAGTTTAGCAGAAATTCCCTTAGCTATCAATTGCTTATACCGACGTTCTGCTCTAGCCTTGGCTGTCGCCGTGAGGAAAATCTTCAGAACAGCATCTGGAAAAATCACACTTGCCATGTCGCGACCATCAGCAACCAAGCCTGGAGCCACCCTAAAACTATGCTGAACACCCACTAAAGCCTGCCTAACCTCTGGATGTACTGCTATTGCGGATGCGCGCAAACCAATGCTTTCGGTACGAATAGCATCTGTCACATCTTCCGAATTGAGCAAAATTTGGCCATTTTTGAACGAAATCACTAGTTTTGTAGCCAAAATGCCCAGTTCTGGGCCATTTTGAGGATCAATGGACGCTTTTTGACTACCCAAGGCAACCAGACGATATAGCGCCCCACTATCCAGATAATGAAAGCCCAACTTTTCAGCCACTAAGGAGGCGACAGTCCCTTTGCCAGAGGCTGTAGGTCCATCAATGGCGATGACTGGCGGCAAATTCATTAAAAAGGGCTTTTAGGAGACGATCTTTGCAAATTCAGCAAAGTAAGTGGGGAAGGTTTTGGCAACGCAATTAGGGTCATTGATCTGGAGAGCATAGGGGCCAAAAGCAGCTAATGAGAAGCACATTGCCATGCGATGGTCATCATAAGTATCGATACCCTGAGCAGGAGACTTCCAGTCGGCGAATGATGTGGGGGCTTGCACCACGATGTAATCGGCGCCCTCCTCGACAATAGCGCCCACCTTCTTTAATTCCTTGGCCATGGCCGCAATACGATCAGTTTCCTTTACGCGCCAGCTCGCAATATTATTTAAGCGAGTGGGGCCTTCAGCAAATAAAGCCGCAACAGCCAAAGTCATCGCCGCATCCGGAATCTCCGTGCAATCGATCGTGATGCCATTGAGCTTGCCGTTAGCATTCTGAACGCCAGCAACTTCAATCCAATCTTCGCCCGACGAAATCTTCGCACCCATTAAAGCGAGCGCATCAGCAAAAGCCACATCACCCTGAATACTTTCACTTCCAACACCTAATACACGCACTGGTCCACCACCAATCGCGCCAAGCGCCAAGAAGTAAGAAGCAGAAGATGCATCACCCTCCACAGAAAGCGCTCCAGGGCTTTGATATACCGCATCAGAAGTCTTAGCAGGAATCACAAACGACTGCGCATCAGGGCAAGCTACTTTGACGCCAAAGCGCGCCATCAGCTTGAGCGTGATATCGATATAAGGACGAGAAATCAATTCGCCAATAACTTCAATCTTGACAGGCTCTTTTGCAACCAAAGGCAAGGCCATCAACAAGGCAGTCAGGAATTGACTAGAGACATCGCCGCGTACCTTCACCACATCTTGAATTGCAATATCCGCAGCAAGAATCTTGATTGGCGGATAGCCTTCTTGCAATTCGTAATCAATCTTTGCACCCACTTGGCGCAGACCATCTACCAAATCTCGAATGGGTCTTTCGTGCATACGGGGTACACCTGATAAACGATAGTTACCACCTTGCATTGCTAGGGCTGCTGTTAGCGGACGAATTGCCGTACCAGCATTACCCATAAAGAGATCTGCGTTTTGCACTGGGAACTTACCACCACAACCTTCAACCACGCAGACATTATCAGCTAGATCAATTATCGATAAACCCAGCTGGCGAAGCGCATTACGCATCACCTGGGTATCGTCAGCATCTAGTAGATTTTTGAGGGTTGTTGTGCCTGAAGATAGGGCGGCTAGTAACAAGGCGCGATTTGAAATACTTTTTGATCCAGGCAAGACAATTGAGCCTTGTGCTCGCTTGAATGGTCCAATTCTGATATTCGGCAAGCCACTCATCAAAGCTCATCCAAATCTTGGCGTGCTTTACTGGCCTTGTTGAATAACTTCTCCAAGCCTACGCCATCATTCTCAGCAATCAATTTACGCATGTGGTTCACGATGAGCAAATATTGATCAAGCTCTTTAAGAACTGCTGTGCGATTGCCCAAACAAATATCTCGCCACATCTCGGGACTCGAGGCAGCGATACGGGTGAAATCCTTGAAGCCTGCGCCCACATGACTGAGTTTTTGATCAGCATCTTCTGAGTTCACAACACTGGCCATTAATGCGTAAGACAAGAGGTGTGGCAAATGAGAGACTGCCGCATAAATCGCATCATGTTGGACACAGGAAATCTTTTTAACAACGGAGCCAGCTGACTGCCAAAAGCCTTCGATTAAATCTATATCTTGTGGGGAGTTTTCTTGTAGCGGACACAAGATGGTTTGCTTGCCCTCAAATAAATCCGCTTTCGCTGCACTGGCACCATGTTGCGCACCACCCG is from Polynucleobacter sp. MG-Unter2-18 and encodes:
- the cmk gene encoding (d)CMP kinase — encoded protein: MNLPPVIAIDGPTASGKGTVASLVAEKLGFHYLDSGALYRLVALGSQKASIDPQNGPELGILATKLVISFKNGQILLNSEDVTDAIRTESIGLRASAIAVHPEVRQALVGVQHSFRVAPGLVADGRDMASVIFPDAVLKIFLTATAKARAERRYKQLIAKGISAKLEDLLHDLQERDARDSSRGTAPLLVADGAEVLETSELSIDQAVKTVLDWHQSKAA
- the aroA gene encoding 3-phosphoshikimate 1-carboxyvinyltransferase encodes the protein MPNIRIGPFKRAQGSIVLPGSKSISNRALLLAALSSGTTTLKNLLDADDTQVMRNALRQLGLSIIDLADNVCVVEGCGGKFPVQNADLFMGNAGTAIRPLTAALAMQGGNYRLSGVPRMHERPIRDLVDGLRQVGAKIDYELQEGYPPIKILAADIAIQDVVKVRGDVSSQFLTALLMALPLVAKEPVKIEVIGELISRPYIDITLKLMARFGVKVACPDAQSFVIPAKTSDAVYQSPGALSVEGDASSASYFLALGAIGGGPVRVLGVGSESIQGDVAFADALALMGAKISSGEDWIEVAGVQNANGKLNGITIDCTEIPDAAMTLAVAALFAEGPTRLNNIASWRVKETDRIAAMAKELKKVGAIVEEGADYIVVQAPTSFADWKSPAQGIDTYDDHRMAMCFSLAAFGPYALQINDPNCVAKTFPTYFAEFAKIVS
- a CDS encoding prephenate dehydrogenase/arogenate dehydrogenase family protein, encoding MAIINPSSNYGTVAIVGVGLIGASLGLALKKAGVVNQVLGVGRSAPNLDQALKMGAIDSVVDLAKAAKQADVIVLCMPVAQMRAAFEVIEPHLEPRTMITDAGSTKGDVILAAKEVLGKKACQFVPAHPIAGGAQHGASAAKADLFEGKQTILCPLQENSPQDIDLIEGFWQSAGSVVKKISCVQHDAIYAAVSHLPHLLSYALMASVVNSEDADQKLSHVGAGFKDFTRIAASSPEMWRDICLGNRTAVLKELDQYLLIVNHMRKLIAENDGVGLEKLFNKASKARQDLDEL